The sequence below is a genomic window from Sceloporus undulatus isolate JIND9_A2432 ecotype Alabama chromosome 5, SceUnd_v1.1, whole genome shotgun sequence.
TAAATATTGAAAATTGTATATATTTGACAAAGGTGTatgtacatatacagtacatattggtgaacaataaaaagaattaaaaaaatggtTAACAGAACAACAAGAATTACCTGAAACCTAAGGACCAGAAGTtgcattgtttttcctttcttaacCTTTGTTAAGAAagctctccctccttcccactcTGACCAATATTTCTTTTTGTGGCAAGGTATTGGCAGGGTTGCCAAAAATGAGTttgaactaaaaaaataaaataaattggggGGCCTGGAAGTTCACCCATTCCCCCAAGATACCTCAAATCTTTGTGGGAGGTGAGGGAACACAGTCATTGCCACCCACAACCAGTACCCTCCCCTCCAGCCACTTACTTCTTGCATTGTTTGACCTGAAAGTTGTACCCTTCATGCCTCACGTAGCCCTCAACGGTCATCCCAGGTTAGACAGGATATATTTTGAGAGCTCTTCTCACTGAGGTCATGGAGGTGATggttctcctcttcttctcccgcACTGGGACACCTGAGTACATAGTGAGCTGATTGCCTCTGGGCCTCTCTTTATAGCTGTCAGCACTCATTGGAGCTATTGTGTTCTCTTTGTGGCTTCTGATGCTGCCCACccttcccaatttctttctcaCTGGGGCTACTACATCCCTTTCCGGACATGTCCAGTCCTCCTCTCTTTTGCAGCGAGGGCAAAATTTACTAAAATACTTGTAGTGTTTTGTGCTACcgaattttatatattatttccgCCAGTTGCCCACTATGTAATTGCCCATCCCCATGTATTTTTTTCACTATGCTCCTTGTTTCttatagcatagaatcatagaatcgtagagttggaaaagaccacaagggccatccagtccaactcctgccatgcaggaaatctcaatcaaagcgtacccaacagattgccatccagcactttcaattgtgcTCTTGTTGTTAGTGTAGCTGTTTTCAACGCTGCCACAAAAAATGCCCAATGTGAAGATGAGAGAGGTTTCTGACTTCCTTGGCTAAAGAGTTTTACAACTGCCAAGACAGGAAAAAGCATACCTTGAAGATCACATCAAGTACTGGGTGTTGCTCGGAATTGTTACTATATTGACCAGCTTTCCATCACATCATATCAACCTTTGATGTCAACTCAGTATTAAAAGGGATATTACTATCATGTAGCCACAGAAGAGCTCCCCAATGTTAGGAGGTAGTCTGCCAAAGGATGGGGATCTGATAAACTCAGCTTGGCAGTCCTGATTCAAAACAGTTCACTCACAGAAACACATACGAACAAGTATTCAACTATAATCACTCATAGCTCTATTTTATTGAAAATGCATTAATGGCTAATTCAATTAACTTTATATTGCAAAGACAACTGTTCTACAAAATGAATAATTACAGACTAAGCACAAGACATTCAACTGTACTTTCACCTCTTGGAGTGTTATTGCATTACAAACAAATCCAGCAGGCAAGTGGAGAAAAACATGAGGATTCAGaataccttttaccccggataagaacccggattaaccacgggaagttcatattggccctgattCATCCACAAGCAAAAATGAGGCTTTCACAcctgttcaggggcaaatgccccttggcgcaggtcttttgaaagtggagtaaaagctgtatcttttggaaaaaaaatgggtctggcaaatatgaacttggccccggtcattatcggggcaagttcaggggagagatttaggtcagagggagggtggagggcagaacatgcctccccttcatcggagaaagaggaggaggatggagccgGAGGAAAGGTGCCAAGGGCAAtcggggtgatggaggaggagcatggagctgcagaaagggtgccaaaGGCAATCAGGGtgacagagcaggaggaggaggaggaggatggatctggagaaagggtcaagttcagggtaggtcagatgGAGGGCAAAGAACGaaacaagcctccctctcgcaccaggcagttttctctctctctctttattttttatttttgacagactatgcaaatgcTTTTTGCTATAGGGtgatatatatagatagaatgtgtcagCTTGTGCTACATCTCCCTTCCATTTGCTTGCTCCCAGAACGGCAGCCTCACTTGGCaagaggcttattattattattattattattattattattattagaatgctacaatgcgaatgtaacaaatgtttccttttcaatttggcaaactgatacaagagtaaatgcttttgctacacacaacacacacacacacctggaggcttttaaatttgacagaatatgcgcacactgccgccagtttgttttttttttaaaggaggggagaagcacccattccattggccaatTACTGTAGGAAATGTCCCCTTGACGAAAGctgaactgaatttgattgacagcaaaggagccttcttttaaaccggtacctgcaaatgtgaactctccataaagagctgcaatggcattcaggggtaaattaccctgattaaggtaaatgatagtgggcacttgcttcccgAGAGATTCGGGAGCGGGGGGACCCGGATcttcccagttccatccagggtaaatgggccagtgggaaagGGGCCCGTGTTTCTGTTTCTGACTCCGCATGACTTAGAAGCAGTTTCATTCTCTTCTGATTGTAAAAGTGTGAGAGAGGGTGGTAAATATGTCCCTTTGGCCAAACAGATTTTCCAGCTCAGCTTGGTGAAAGGGACACTTGTACAaccctctcccatgcttttatgTCTGAAAGAGAACAAAAGTGCTTCAAAGTTGTGCAGAGTAAGAAATAGAAACATGCTTCTCTCTGCTTTCCTGCCAGATTTGTTTCTAATATTCTATGTTTCTAATAGGCCCTTAGACTGCTTGTCAAtagcttgctttgcttgcttgtttgcttgctttgcaTGTCTCCATGTTTGCTGAGACCCATAAGCTCTTTAGTTATCATTAGTCCTTAGACAGTACCTTCACACTCCCAGTAATTTTGTAGGATAAAATATTCCAGTCAAAAATGTTTCCCCTTGGAAACTGATGGACCTGGAATACATTCTGCACATCATGAGATTTTAGTACATAATCCCACATGTAAAGATCTGTAATTTCACCCACAAATCGTCGCTCCTCCTGTTCAGCCATACTTTTCACTCCCTGATCCTGGCCAAGCATGGCAGTGCCTCCTGACTGAAGAACATGCCCCACATTGTAAATCTTTCGAATGCTCCTTTTCCCATTCATCCAAAAGGCTGTGAGGCCCAACTCAGATGCCCAAGCCACACATACATGACTTCCCAAAGTGCTGAGATCAGGAAGGGCAAACACCACACTCTGACCCCCCATGTGTAAGCCAAAGAGGCCCTTTGCTTCACGGAAGATCCTCAGTTCATCATTTTGAGAGTGGTAAGAGAAGAGAATAACTTTGCGTTCACCCAAATCTCCAACTACAATTCGCATACACAGTGTAAACTCCATCAGATTGAAAGGCTGCATTGGAGATATAACCACAAAACTGCTCTTTGATTGATTGAGAAAACTCAGAGCTCGTCCTTGAAGACCTGGAAGAGAGAATACGGTCAGGTGCTTGTCCAAACAAACCACTGTTTAGCCCAGTATAAACCACTGTGGTTATCCATTTGTTAATGCAGAGCTACATTATAAACTTCAACATTTCTCACATTGAGTGagaaccacttttgcactttgaactcagtttgcagcaatggaagtaactgaggaaaaagggggaaagcagcaagaggagagagaaattgagacacagcagctgaaaaagtggaatgaccgATGACCCTGTCAGATTGAGACAGTACTACATTGCATGTGGACAATTCTGATTGTCTGAATGTCAATTTATCTTCAAGACTATGAAAAACACCCCTTAGGGGAAAAGTGTGACCTGATGTCCATTTCTACtctgccattttgagagagactgcaaAAGACAAAAAGAGTATTTCAAGATTGCACAGGGTTTCCTCATGCTGCTGCCTTTGGGAGaatgtttgtgtgttttcacatgtttgggggggaaaggttGTCCAGAAACCATGCCATTTTAAATGGAGGGTTGTGGGCCACAAAATGGGGTCCAAGGGCTGCACACTGTATCCATACTTCttttagggagagagagaaaaggtagTTGAGAAAGTCTGGTGGGACCAAGGGTTGTCAAAACAACACTAGGGACATGAAGCCCAAGGACTActttttccacccctgacctaCTATTATCAATCTGCACCTAAATCACAGCTTTTAAAAACTACACCTCCTGGAATCCTCCAGCAAGCATGGCCATTATAATATCCAAGCCATCCAGGTTAG
It includes:
- the LOC121930413 gene encoding pentraxin fusion protein-like isoform X1 — translated: MTSKAALLIIIALHWLITYKRSGGDVALAEASVIPVGDPNIAVGKISSQSSTYEEKGISIKAIDGSLANSYVNGDCTLTKKDFEPWWMVDLISAFQVSAVVITNRGDCCESRITGAEILIGDLPEKGGTMNPRCAIITNMGRGQTMSFNCAGMQGQYVTITIPGRNEFLSLCEVQVLAHPWLHIVHDGGRSPVRDSETDLGLQGRALSFLNQSKSSFVVISPMQPFNLMEFTLCMRIVVGDLGERKVILFSYHSQNDELRIFREAKGLFGLHMGGQSVVFALPDLSTLGSHVCVAWASELGLTAFWMNGKRSIRKIYNVGHVLQSGGTAMLGQDQGVKSMAEQEERRFVGEITDLYMWDYVLKSHDVQNVFQVHQFPRGNIFDWNILSYKITGSVKVLSKD
- the LOC121930413 gene encoding pentraxin fusion protein-like isoform X2 — encoded protein: MTSKAALLIIIALHWLITYKRSGGDVALAEASVIPVGDPNIAVGKISSQSSTYEEKGISIKAIDGSLANSYVNGDCTLTKKDFEPWWMVDLISAFQVSAVVITNRGDCCESRITGAEILIGDLPEKGGTMNPRCAIITNMGRGQTMSFNCAGMQGQYVTITIPGRNEFLSLCEVQVLAHPWLHIGLQGRALSFLNQSKSSFVVISPMQPFNLMEFTLCMRIVVGDLGERKVILFSYHSQNDELRIFREAKGLFGLHMGGQSVVFALPDLSTLGSHVCVAWASELGLTAFWMNGKRSIRKIYNVGHVLQSGGTAMLGQDQGVKSMAEQEERRFVGEITDLYMWDYVLKSHDVQNVFQVHQFPRGNIFDWNILSYKITGSVKVLSKD